The following is a genomic window from Roseofilum casamattae BLCC-M143.
TTAAGAGCTGCACAAAATCGAGAAATTCGCGATCGATGAATGAGCTGTACTTACTGAAGTCTACTCTCTGAGGTAAAACGCAACCTAAGGAAAGACTGTACATAACCGCGAGGGCAACCGACCAACATTTGACTTGTAGGGGAGAGCCTAATATTGGGTCTTCCAAAGAGATTGAGTCGTACTCGATTGAATATTCAACTGGTTCTCCATCTAACAGGTAGCAGATGCGGACTTTATTATCTCGAACAACAATATCGTTTAAGTATGCTTCTTCAATCGGGAAGTCATCAAATTCCGTACAATTGAAATGGTTTTTAGCTTCTAGCATGAGAGATTTACAGCACTAAAATCTATAGTAGTACGGGGAACGGGGAACAGGCAATCTTCTACCGGAGATTCGATCGCAATTACTCGATAATTTCAACCAAGGTTCCATCTACCAAGCGATCTTTACCCTCAGTCACCACCAAACTCCCAATAGGAACGTCCGAGAGAATTTCCCATTCTGAAAACCCTTCAATGCCGACATCCACTGCCTGCTGTTTCACCGTTCCATCCGGTTGTACGATAAAGATATAGGATTGGCGATCGCGATGCACAAACGCATTTACCGGAGCTACCGTCGTACTTCCCCGCTCCTCAACCGCAATCCAGGTTACGACCCGCGCTCCATGGCGAAGATTCTCATTACCTTGAGGAATGCGAACCGTAACCTTCACCGCCCGTCCCCCAGGAGTGACTGAGGGACTCACTGAAAATACCCGTCCTTGGGCGATCGCTCGTTTCCGCAATTGGGCGATACTCAACCGTCCGGCTTGCGCTTCGCTCACATCTTGCTCTAATAAAACAATCGCCTGTTGCCCCGGTTTCACTGCCGAACCTTGAAACGCCGGCAGCTCAATATCGATTTCAAACTCCCTGGGATCGATGATAATAATTGGCACGGACTCCACGACATTTTGATAGCTTGAGGTATTAATAATTTGAGTTGACCAATATTCTCCCTCGCGAATATTCAAATAAGCCACGATCCCATCAAAAGGCGCCACAATTTTGCTATCTTCGATCGCCACTTCCTGACGAGTCACTTGACTCTTCGCCGAGGCAATACCTGCCAGCGCCGCATTAATTTGCGCTTCCGATGCACTCACATTACTCTCCAACGCCAGGGCATTACTCTCGAGGGCATCCACATTCCGTCGAGCGGCAACCACCTGACTTTCTGCCGACTGAATTGCAGCCCGAGCTGCCTTCACCTCTTCCTCTGCCGAGCGTACCCCCGCTTCCGCCGCCGTTACCTGAGCTTCGGCTTGCTCGAACTGACTTTCGCTTACCTCCAGTTGTCGCTGAGTCTCAATCCCTTCTTCCACTAAAGTGCGGTAACGTTCTAAATCTTTCGTGGCTAACTCACGACTGGCTTCGGCACTGACAAGATCGGCTCGAGCGCGGCTTAAACTGGCTTGGGCTTGCTGTAGTTGAGTCTTGGTCGAAACCACGCTGCTTTGCTGCTGGTCTAGTTGGGCTTCGGCTTGGGCTACTTGGGCGCGAGCCTGGGCAACCTGAGCTTGGGCTTGGTCTCGTCCCGCCAGAGCCGAACTTTCTTGCTCCAAAGCTTCAGCCGCTTGAGCTTGCGACTGGGCGAGATCGGCTTGCAGCGTGCGATCGTCAACTTGGGCGAGTAACTGCCCGCCATAAACCACATCCCCTTCCTTCAGGTCTCGGCCGTTCACTTTGGCGATATATTCCACCGTTCCCGACACTTCAAAGGTCAGGTGTTTGGCCCGCAGGGCGCTGGTATCCCCATTGCCGGAAACCCATTCTTGAATTGAAGACAGACGCAAAGGAACTGCCCGAACCGGCAGTCTGGCTTCCGTCACCGCCGTTACTGGCTCTTCTGGATTGGAATTATTCGAGCGGTTAATCGCGATCGCGCCAATGCCCAAACCAACTAAAAGCAAGGGAATAAATAATAATAATTTCTTTGGAATTGAGGGGCGATCGCTCTCTCGAACAGAAGTGCTCTCCGGGTCGCTTGCCTCCGATGAAGCAGCCGTTCCTGCAGGAAGTTGCGATTCTTGGGGAGCCGTAGCATTCGGCTCTGGAGTGGCTTCCGGATTGGTCTCTGGAGTTGAGGGGATGGACGAAAATTGGTCGCTCATTAGATTAACTGACCCGATGATATTGTCGGGAAAAGCGGTCGGTATAGTCGGTTGTCTCGAGGGTAGGATAGCATAGCGATCGCGAACCTAACTATCGCGCGCTCAAACATTCGTTTGCAGCGATTGTAGCAAATCTCCTTACTCATCCATTGAGCAATGACTCTAACCAGCTCAATGCCGGAAGACCCGGCTGACCGGGACGCAAAGCGCGTTTCACCCCTAACTCAATTCTTTTTCCTGCGTCCCATTTTCGCCATCCTCCTCTCCATTTTGCTTGTCGTGGGTGGATTGATGGGAGCTAGCACCATGGTTAAAGAAGGCGACCCCGACATTAATGTGGCGATCGCAACCGTAAATACCACTTGGGCCGGCGCAGATCCGGAGACCATCGAAAACCAGGTGACGGACAAGCTGGAAAAAGAGCTGAAATCCCTGAAAGGACTCAAAGACCTGAGCAGCGCTTCTTTCGACGGGCGATCGCAAATCGTGGTTGAATTCGTCGCCGATGCTCCCGTTGCCGACTCCATCGCCCTCGTTCGCGCGGAAGTAGACGAAGCCAAACCGGAACTCCCCAGCGACGCCGAACAACCGAAGGTGGAACAAGTTTCCTCCCAAGATACTCCCATTCTCACTCTGGCACTCTATGGCGACATCGATCCTGCCGTTTTTCAGGCAACGGCGAAAGAACTGGAAGAATTACTCGAAAAAGTCCCCAATGTTCGCCAAGTGGATTTAGGCGGATACCGAGAAGAAGTCATCCACGTGCAACTGATTCCCAACCGCCTGAGCACTTTGGGAATCTCCGCCACTCAAGTGGCCAATGCCATCCAACAAGGCAACCGCGATATGCCGTGGGACCAGGTGGAAAGCGACGACATTGGCGCCCAAGTTCGCTTGTATGGCAGATTTCGCACTGTCACAGATTTGCAAAATCTACCCGTAGCGCGTTTGGGCAACTCCACCAATGACGCCAATGACGGGCGAGTCGTGCGTTTGGGCGAAATTGCCGAAGTGCGGCGAGATTTAGAAAGAGAAGAAAGTTATGCGTTTTTAAGCGATCGCAGCAGTCCCTTTGAACCCGCTATTAGCGTCGATATTATCAAAGTTCCCGGCTCCGACAGCATCCAAGTCATCAACGACAGCATCAAAGCCATGGATACAGCCAAGCTCAATCCCAATCTTTGGCCCCATGGCATGGAATATCAGCTCGTCAGTAGCGATGCTGACGTTATCTTCGACGAACTGGATAACCTGTTTACCAATGCCTGGCAAGGGGTATTGGCGGTATTTATTATCTTGCTCTTTGCCCTCACCTGGCGCGAAGCCATCATCGCCGGCCTCTCCATTCCCCTCACCTTTTCCGGCGCGCTAGCCATCCTCTGGCTCCTCGGATTTACCCTAAACACCATGGTGCAAGTGGGCATGATTCTCGCCTTGGGACTGTTGGTAGACGTCTTTATTCTGATGATGGAAGGAATGCACGATGGCATTTTCGTCGAAGGACTCCCCTTCGATCGCGCCGCCCTCAAAACCGTGCAAACCTATGCCCTGCCAGCCCTCACCGGTCAACTCACCACCATTTTGGCCATGGCTCCCCTCATGGCTATTAGCGGTACCATGGGCAAATTTATCCGGTTAATTCCCCTGAGCGCGATCGTCTGTTTGGTTCTCAGTTTCTTTATTGCCTTATTGGTAGATATCCCCCTATCTCAGTTTTTGCTCGGCAACCTGAAACGAGATGGAAAACAGAGCGGGATCGATCGCCTCACCGAAAGGGTTTCCGCCCAATTTACTCAATGGAGCTTGCGCTGGACAGTACGGAATAAGGCGATCGCCAGATTGTGGACTCTCGGAGCCATTAGTCTATTTGTCACCACCGTCATTCTCGCCGGGACTCTGCCGTCAGAACTATTTCCCGATGGCGACCAGCGCAAACTCAGCATCAACGTCGAACTACCGCCCACCACAACTCTTGCCAGTTCCCAACAAGTAGCCGCAGACTTGGGCGCAATTTTGCAGGAGCAAGATTATTTACAAAACATTATCATGCTGGTGGGACAGCGCAGTAATTTAGTTGAAGAAAGCGGCATGAAACCCAACACTGGCAGCTATTTAGTCGGGTTCTCCGTCATGTTTACCCCGGAAGAAGAGCGCGAGAAAAATTCCGTTGCCTATGTAGACCAGTTGCGCCCTCTATTGCAAGAAGCCGTACGCAAATATCCCGGTGCATCTTTGGTCGTGAATGCCCCATCAGCCGGAGAAGGAGGAGATTCTATTGGAATTGAAATTACCGGTCCCGACATGGATCGCTTGCGAGAAATTTCCGGCCAAGTTCAAACCGCTCTACGGCAAATTCCCGGAGCTGTTGATGTCCGCGATGATTTGGGGGTTCTGCGCCCCGACGTAAAACTGATTCCCCGTCGCGAAGCCTTGAATTTTTATGGCTTAGATGCCGAAGATTTAGCCGCTCAAGGGCGCTATCTGATGACCGATAACGATATCGGCGATTTTCCCATCGGTGGCGGCCAGGAAGACTTAGAAATTCGCTTAAGCACCGCTTGGCCCTCCCGTCAAGGAGAAATTGGCGGCCCCACTAGTTTTCAGGAAATTGCCATGATGCGCCTGATTGCTAGCGATGGTACCTTGCTCACGGGATCGCAAGTATTGGATGAAGAGTTGGGTTTGGCTCCGCTTTCGATTACCCATCAGGACGGCCAGCGCACGGTGACCGTGTTGGGTAAAAATAAGGGCCGCACGGTGGGAGAAATTGTTTTGGACGATTTAGTTCCCCAGTTGGAGGAGATGAAACAGACCTGGCCGAGCGGCTATTCCTATAAAATTAGCGGAGAGTTAGAAACTCAAGGGGAAACCTTTGGCTCGGCAGGACAAATGGCAGGAATTTCCTTTTTCCTCGTCTTTGCCGTGTTGGTGATTCAGTTCGGCTCCTTTTCCCAACCATTTATTATCATGCTCGCCATTCCCTTTGCTTTGATTGGCACGTTGGGAGGTTTTTTCCTCTTCCAGATTCCCATTTCGTTCCCGGCAATTATTGGCATCATTGCGTTAATGGGAATTGTGGTGAATGATTCGATCGTCATGGTGGAGACAATGAATGCTTATCGAGAACGAGGCATGGACGTACGTCAAGCTGCTGCTCGAGGCGTATCCGATCGCCTGCGTCCTATTCTCACCACGAGTTTAACTACCATTGTCGGCGTGATTCCCCTCGCGTTGAGTTCGGTAAACTGGTTTTCTCTGGCTTCGGGAATTGGTTTTGGACTGATCGCTTCAACCCTAATTGCTATGCTGGTAATTCCAGGCTTATATTTGCAGTTAACCCCGGAAACTAAAAAAGCATGACTATGAGGCCAGAATCTGGGGCAACGATGCCATCGTTAGACTCTCTGAACGTGCCAACTTCTCCCCAGGATATTGGAATTTCCCTACTGATTGAAATGGCTCAACGGGGGGAAATCGATCCGTGGGACGTACAAGTCATTGATGTTATCGATCGCGTGCTCGAGCGCCTGACTCAGCGTACCGCAATGGGCGATAGTGCTGGCGATCGCTCTGGGTTGGAAGATATGGCAGACTTATCAGAATCCGGACAAGTGTTTGTCTATGCCTCTATGTTGGTGCTCCTGAAAGCGGAACGCTTGAACGATACCGAGGACGATCTTTCGGCAGAAGAGTTGGCGGCGGAAATGGACGAGCTGGCAGAAGAGAATGGAAATGGGACTCACCGACTGCCATTGCGCCTGGAACATCAACTGCGCCGGCGAGCGGTGGCTAGGCCGGTAAAACAGCGTCGAGTCACCCTGCAAGAGCTAATCGACCAGCTCCAGGAAATGAGTAAAACTTTAGCCGAGCGTCCCGCGCGATCGCGACGGCGGAAATTGTCTCGCAGTCAAGCAGCCAAAGCGATTCGGCAATTGGCTCACGAAGAAAATCTCTCGGAAGTTGCGGGACAGTTGGATCTATTTTTAACTCAGTATTGGTCGGGGCGTAACGATCCGGAGGAATGGCTCGATCTCGAACAACTTTTAGTTTCTCATCCGCAATGCGATCGCGTCGGTACATTTTGGGGATTGCTCTTACTCTCGGCTCAGTCTAAAGTAGAGTTGGTGCAAGAAGAATTCTACCAAGACCTGAAAATACGCGCTACCCTGGCAGCCGACTGAAGCGATCGAGCGGCCATTGACGCTGGATGAGTCTATTAGACATATCCGAGAATTGCGAGTAAAATTCCTGATAGTCTAGTCTATACGTTGAAAATCGGGTTGTTATCAAACGTCTGCGATCTCATACGTGAAACTAATGAAGTTAGTGTAATCTTATGACCGTCGCTGACAATAGTATC
Proteins encoded in this region:
- a CDS encoding efflux RND transporter periplasmic adaptor subunit — protein: MSDQFSSIPSTPETNPEATPEPNATAPQESQLPAGTAASSEASDPESTSVRESDRPSIPKKLLLFIPLLLVGLGIGAIAINRSNNSNPEEPVTAVTEARLPVRAVPLRLSSIQEWVSGNGDTSALRAKHLTFEVSGTVEYIAKVNGRDLKEGDVVYGGQLLAQVDDRTLQADLAQSQAQAAEALEQESSALAGRDQAQAQVAQARAQVAQAEAQLDQQQSSVVSTKTQLQQAQASLSRARADLVSAEASRELATKDLERYRTLVEEGIETQRQLEVSESQFEQAEAQVTAAEAGVRSAEEEVKAARAAIQSAESQVVAARRNVDALESNALALESNVSASEAQINAALAGIASAKSQVTRQEVAIEDSKIVAPFDGIVAYLNIREGEYWSTQIINTSSYQNVVESVPIIIIDPREFEIDIELPAFQGSAVKPGQQAIVLLEQDVSEAQAGRLSIAQLRKRAIAQGRVFSVSPSVTPGGRAVKVTVRIPQGNENLRHGARVVTWIAVEERGSTTVAPVNAFVHRDRQSYIFIVQPDGTVKQQAVDVGIEGFSEWEILSDVPIGSLVVTEGKDRLVDGTLVEIIE
- a CDS encoding efflux RND transporter permease subunit, which translates into the protein MTLTSSMPEDPADRDAKRVSPLTQFFFLRPIFAILLSILLVVGGLMGASTMVKEGDPDINVAIATVNTTWAGADPETIENQVTDKLEKELKSLKGLKDLSSASFDGRSQIVVEFVADAPVADSIALVRAEVDEAKPELPSDAEQPKVEQVSSQDTPILTLALYGDIDPAVFQATAKELEELLEKVPNVRQVDLGGYREEVIHVQLIPNRLSTLGISATQVANAIQQGNRDMPWDQVESDDIGAQVRLYGRFRTVTDLQNLPVARLGNSTNDANDGRVVRLGEIAEVRRDLEREESYAFLSDRSSPFEPAISVDIIKVPGSDSIQVINDSIKAMDTAKLNPNLWPHGMEYQLVSSDADVIFDELDNLFTNAWQGVLAVFIILLFALTWREAIIAGLSIPLTFSGALAILWLLGFTLNTMVQVGMILALGLLVDVFILMMEGMHDGIFVEGLPFDRAALKTVQTYALPALTGQLTTILAMAPLMAISGTMGKFIRLIPLSAIVCLVLSFFIALLVDIPLSQFLLGNLKRDGKQSGIDRLTERVSAQFTQWSLRWTVRNKAIARLWTLGAISLFVTTVILAGTLPSELFPDGDQRKLSINVELPPTTTLASSQQVAADLGAILQEQDYLQNIIMLVGQRSNLVEESGMKPNTGSYLVGFSVMFTPEEEREKNSVAYVDQLRPLLQEAVRKYPGASLVVNAPSAGEGGDSIGIEITGPDMDRLREISGQVQTALRQIPGAVDVRDDLGVLRPDVKLIPRREALNFYGLDAEDLAAQGRYLMTDNDIGDFPIGGGQEDLEIRLSTAWPSRQGEIGGPTSFQEIAMMRLIASDGTLLTGSQVLDEELGLAPLSITHQDGQRTVTVLGKNKGRTVGEIVLDDLVPQLEEMKQTWPSGYSYKISGELETQGETFGSAGQMAGISFFLVFAVLVIQFGSFSQPFIIMLAIPFALIGTLGGFFLFQIPISFPAIIGIIALMGIVVNDSIVMVETMNAYRERGMDVRQAAARGVSDRLRPILTTSLTTIVGVIPLALSSVNWFSLASGIGFGLIASTLIAMLVIPGLYLQLTPETKKA
- a CDS encoding ScpA family protein; the protein is MTMRPESGATMPSLDSLNVPTSPQDIGISLLIEMAQRGEIDPWDVQVIDVIDRVLERLTQRTAMGDSAGDRSGLEDMADLSESGQVFVYASMLVLLKAERLNDTEDDLSAEELAAEMDELAEENGNGTHRLPLRLEHQLRRRAVARPVKQRRVTLQELIDQLQEMSKTLAERPARSRRRKLSRSQAAKAIRQLAHEENLSEVAGQLDLFLTQYWSGRNDPEEWLDLEQLLVSHPQCDRVGTFWGLLLLSAQSKVELVQEEFYQDLKIRATLAAD